The genomic DNA CCTCTCTTACAGTGTCTACGAAGAACTTACTGACCATAGCAGTTTCTGTGAAGGCCTCGGTGACCATAGTGGTTTCTGTGAAGATCCAGCTCTCCCCGCTCTCCTCCAGTCCCTTCTCACAGAGTTGTACTTCTGGTGACATCTCCTCTGAGCGAGAAATTGTGACAAAGCTCCCTTCGGAGGCCATGTTTGAGGTTAATGATATTGAACCTTCTGTAGCTtcctggctggtgtcttgtttgtcttcctgagagagagacagcgagcccTCAAGGGAGTCTGTCTGGCTGGTGAATGAGAAGTCCATTGGAGGATTTCCATCAGAAAAAGAGGAACTAAGGCATTTTTTAGAGCGGAGAACTCTAACAGGCATGCTCAattgttctatgtttagtttactCCTCCTTTTACGCAGAGGAGCAACCACCACTTCCCCAGATGCTGCAAGCTGGCCACCAGGGGGTACGGGAGCAAGACTACTGCTCCTCTTATTGCGTTGAGGTGGTACCAGCCCAGAGGCTGCAGGTGACTGTCCTCCATCTCTGGTAGACTGGGTGTTATCCCCAATAGAGGCATGCCAGGTCTTTGGTAGGGTAGCATCTGTTTGGACAGGTGGGGTTGGGTCTCGTTTCCCACGAGGCTTTGGGACTGGAAAGATCTCCTGCTTGCCTTCCATCTTTACTCCTGGTGCAGTGTCCTCTGTTGAGGCCTTTTGAGCTGGCTCATCTTCAAGTGAATCATTGGCTGTTTCAGTCACTTCCAAGGTCTGCTTCTCCGCCTCAACCTTTTCAAATGAGTCTGTGACTTCTGGTGAGGCCTTCTGAGCTGGCTCATCTTCAAGTGACTCAGTGGATGTTTCTGTCAATTCCGGAGACTGCTTCTCCACCTCAAACTTTTCAAATGAGCCCGTGACTTCCGGAGACTGCTTTGCTGCCACACCCTTTTCAAATGAGTCTGTAACTTCCGGAGACTGCTTCTCCGCCTCAACCTTTACAAAGGAGTCTATCATAAGATCCTCTATCTGGGCTGGAGCTGTAGACCCCTGGTTGGCAGCATTCAGGGCCTCTAAAGCCATAGCTTCATCTGCGCCATCCTCTGCTTTGCTTGATTCCACTGGGGGAGAATGAGGTTTCTTGCTGCGCCTGGGCGGGGCTATTTTTCTGATGATCGAGAGGGGGGCAGTCTCTCCCACACCAAAGTCGGGGTATAACTCTGTAGGTACATGATATGGAGTTAAGGGGAACAATTGTGGCCTGACCAGTAGCAGTCTTTAAATCGTCAGCTTTCTGTCGCGGTTCGGAAGAGAGAGATGCTTTCCTGGTGCGTTGAGCTGGAATCAGCTTAGCGACCGCCTGGGCAATCAGATTCTCTGGCTCATCAGCTTTCTGAGATGGCTCTGGAGTGAAGCTGTCTTGTTTCTTCCCAGGGCATGGTAGAATCAGTTCAGTGGCTAACTGGCCAGGTTTCTGTGAACGTTCTGCACTGGAAGCACTATAGGTTCCCCTTGTGCGTGGAGCTGGGATAACGCCGGTTGCCTGTGGTGTCTCTTTAGTGAGGCTTGTCTTAGTATGGCGAGGAGGGACCAGTTCAGTGGGCACCTGGACAGGGGCATCAGTTTTTTGTTGAGGCTCTGTTGAAAGACAACGATCTATTTTCCTACCAGGATGTGATGGTACCATCTCAGCTGGTGCCTGGGCAGTGAAACCCTTCTGGCCATCATCTTTCTTTAGAGGTTCTGTCGAAAGACTACGGTCTCCTCTCACTTCAGTAGGCTTCTGTACAGATACATTCTCAGATTTCTGTTTGCGCTCTGAAGTGAGACAGTCTTTTCTCCTTGGAGGCCGTGAAGGGACTACCTTAAATACAATCCCTTGATCATCAGCTTCCTGTTGAGTTTCTGGAGAAAGACTACCGTCTCGTTTCTTTGCATGATGAGGAGCGACCAGTTCAGTTGTTACCTGTGCAGGGACAGCCTGGCCAGCGACAACAGCGGCAACTTCCGATTGTGTTTCATCTGAGGTGAGTGTCTGATCATCAGAGGGTTTATCTGGGATGGGTACTATATGTTCTTGAGCCTTGTCCTCTAACAGCAACTTGTCTGTAGAAGGTTGTGAGGTAGGGGCAGAGGCTTCCTCTGTGCTTGCATGTTGGGTGcttaaggttaaaaaaaaataaaaggtgAGAAAATATCATGGCTCAGATCTTGCTATAGAATTACATTCTATTAAATTACTTTTGAAATGATAATATCAGTAAAGCAACCCCTCACATTCCACAAGCTGGCACACCTCACAGCACCGATTACATATCTCACTCCACTGAGCTGGAGAAACGTTCCAGATGTAGAAAAACTCAACACATTGACTGATTATAACTAACAAAAAGCCACAGGTTTTTCTTTACAAGACAAACATGCATGACATAGGTAGCAGCATAAAcagtacacacagagacactgaaGACCTTAGTTAACATTAGAACACCTGGGCCCACAAACAAGTGCCTTAAAAATCAAGACGGAGCTTCAATTTGACACATACTGTAGACTTGTCCATCACAGTTCACTGAGTAGCAAGCATGGCTGAGCCAAACATTATGCGAACGAAAGACAATGTTATGACTTAATTCCGCATTTGTATTTTCAAGCAGTGCAGCCAAATAGTTCAGACACCGGTTTGCTGCCAGGACACTCACCCCTTGTCCAGGTGTAATGAAGTTGATAATTCTGTCTCGATAGGTGACATGGCTGAAGAAATGTCAACATAACCTGTTATCTGTCCAGAGTCCTGTGCTTTTAATGTTGATTTCTCCCCTATTTGCGCCCACAAGTCAAGGTAAATCTCCTCTTCCCCAGTTACCACAAATTTTCCTCTGGAGATCTCAGTAAGGTCCGCCTCCGTTAATGACGGCCATTTTCTCATACTGCTTAGGACTTTAACAAACCCATCCTCAGTGTCTTGTCTCATTGCCTCACTCATTGACTGTTTGTCTTCCAGATTCAACAAGCATGGCTCAACGGTGGTTGGGAGTTCAATCGTTTTTTTGGTTTCACCCTCAAGGTGCGGTGCCTTTCCAGACAATGCTTCCTGGGCCAGGGTAGATGTATCTGGGACAGGTTCAGAGGAGCTCTCTGATGGGACTGCATCTTCTGTTGGAGAGGAGCCAGACGGACCCAACATGGCTGCTACTGTTTCATAACTGTGAGAGAGGGATTACTTACTGTAATTGAGGGACTGAGCTTTAAAACAGACATGGTAAACATTCGGAGCATTCAAAACCATATAAAAAGTCTCAACACATTTAAAAATCTGAGAGATTAAACCCACATTATTCAAACTTCAATCCATCAATTGTATTAATTGTATGTGAGAGTTGCTAAAAGTACTTGATTTGACCAAAACAGGATTTGTTAAATCAATGATGAAGATCAAAAATAGAAAATGCCATTATAAGCAAACATTAATATAAATAAACTAGTGAACATGAGGGTGACACTGGTGACAATTAGACTAAGAATctacagaacacaccacacacttTGCCGTGCTACATAGGAGCCTACAATCTCCCACTTACCCTCTGGAGAAGACACCCACAATGGTCTGTACTAGGCCAGAGGCCTCCTGCTGCTTCTCTGCCACAGACCCCTCAGCCTCCAACACCTCCCATCCTAAGACTAGCTCTGGTTCTAACACTGCAGAGGACTTCTGGATCTCCTCAGATTCCTCAGATGGGATTTTCTCTATTTGTGGGCTGTCGAGGACACTAACATGAGAGGTGAACATTGAAAAGAACATCCCTACAGAATCCATgctacacacagaaaaacacacagtTATTGGCATGCACCACAACAACTCATCCGTCACAAATTTAGTAAGAATATCACTCTATAATATATTATCTCCATGTAACAGGTTCACAGACCTAAAACACATCTCAGATGCAGAGCATCACACCACGTAAAATGACCAAACACGCCATGTAGTCTTAAGAGGTTTGCCAGAGCTAAAATATCTGGCAGCAATGTTTCACTACCACTGCCACTGCAATCCATGCAGAGAGTCATATGCTCAAACACTTACCCCTTATCTAGAACATACTCTGCTGGTTCTCCAGTAACCTctttcttctctgtctgcatactTGTCTCTTACAAACCAAAAAACAAAGTACGTTGCTTTCCACTTGCAATGTGAGACACTGGAAAACATATATATTGCATGCCTAACCACACACATCTTACCATTTGCCTCTATAGACTCTAGACTGTGAGGAGGGGCAGACGGGAAACCAGGAATGCTTGCTGCCTCGGGGCAAGATGGTGCCAGTGCAAGCATAGTTTTTAGGTTTTCATCTCCAACTGCACTGCCTAGGTCAGGCTTGGAAAGCACCATATCCTCTGACCTATTATCCTTCAATGGTTTTTCCCACAATGGCTGCATAGAACTCACTGATTCTTCTCCCCGAGTTCGAGCTAATTCAGATGGCTGTCTAGAAGGTAATCCTGGTTCTCTAGATTCACTTGGACAAGCTCGCATTAAGGAAAACACGGTTTGTTCTTCTATTGCTTTGAGTTGTGTAAAGGACGGGAACCCAGAAGTGAGACTCTCACATGGGCAAGATGGCGCCAGTGACACCCTATTTTCTCTGTCTTCTGGTGACCTATCTTTGATTATTACGGTCTTATCTTTCAGCTTCTTCTCAAACAATGGCTTCTGTTCAACGTGCCAATCTCCTGTCTGGAATTTGGCCGTCGATGGGAAACCTGGGAGACTGGAGCTTTTGGGGCAAGATCGTGCAAGATCCACACTATTAAGCTCCCTCTTAGGTTGTGGTGCAGAGCGGAAGCTAGGAATCCTGGCTTCTTCTGGCCAACATGGCACCAAAGCAACCCTTGCTTTCGTTTTGCTAATGCCTTTTGGGAGAATGTTTTCTTCATCTTCCTTCTTCTTTTTCAAGTGCTCAAACATAGGCTTTGGGTCAACAAGCCACTCTAATGCTGTAGCCCCGTCAGTGTATGCAAAACCAGGGAGACTGGACATTTTGGGGCAAGCGAGCACAAGACTCAACATATTTAGCTCTACCTCAGCTTTGGGATGTGGTGCAGAGGGGAAGCCAGGAATACTTGCTGCAGTAGGACATGATGGTACCAGAGCCACTATTCCTTTCATTCCTTGTTTGTCTTTTTCTGATATTTCCATCAATAACTTCTGCTTCTTCTTCATTTGCTTCTCCCATAATGGCTGATGATCTCTGGGTGGATCTGTGTGCCAATATTTTCTGTCAGTTTGCTGACGGGATGGGAAACCTGCAATACTGGAGACTTTTGGGCAAGATGGAAGAAGGTTGACTACAGTTTGCCCCAAGCAGACATCTTTGGGTTGTGGTACAGAGGGGAAGCAAGAGGGGAAGCCAGGAATGATGGCTGCTTCTGGGCAACATGGCACCAAAGCAACTACTGGTTTCATTTTGTGAATGTCTTCTTTTGATTTGTCTTTTGGAAAAACATCAtctttctccttcttcttcttcttcttcagcaAGTGCTCAAACATAGGCTTGGGGTCAACAAGCCACTCTAATTTTGTAGCCCCCTCACTGGAAGCTTTAGAGCAAGCAGGCAAAATAATCATCATATTGGGTTGTGGTACAGATGGGAAGCCAGGGATCCTTGCAGAGTGTGGACATGATAGCCTCAAAGGAACATTGGTTTTCATTTCCTCTTGGTCTGCTTTTGAGCTGTCAATAATGACTTTCCTCTCCTTTAGTGGTCTCTTCAACAATGGCTTCTGGTCAACAACCCACCCTGCCAACCTATCCTTCTCAATGGATTGAAAACCAGGGAGACTAGAAACTTTATGGCAGGTGGGAACAAGATTCACACTACTTGGCCCCACCTCAGTTTTTGGATGTGGTGGAAAGGGGAAGCCAGGAATCATGGATACGTCTGAGCCACATGACACCATAGCAACCATTGCTTTAACTTTCTCACTGTGTTCTTTCGATCTGTATTTTGGACAATCATTTTCTTCTTTATTCTCCTTATTTTTCTGCAAGTGCTCAAACATAGACTTTGGGTTAACAAGCCACTCTAATGTTGTAGCCCCCTCAGTAGATGCAAAACCCGGGAGACTGGACACTTTAGGGCAAGCTGGCATAAGACTCAATATACTTGGATCTACCTCAGCTTTGGGATGTGGTGCAGAGGGGAAGCCAGGAATACTTGTTGCAGTAGGGCATGAGGGTACCAGAGCCACCATGTGTTTCATTAGCTCCGTGTCTTCGTTTAATCTGTCCAAATGTGGAGTGGACATAAAGGTCATCCTTTTTTTCCCCTTCGGGGGCTTCTCCCAAATGGCCTCAATGTTGATTGTACACTCCTTTACTTGACTTTCAAGAGAAGGGAATCCGAGTGTGCCAGCCACTCTTGGGCAGGATGGCATCAGATCTGCCATGTTAggttccctctctaactttactTCCTTGGACAGATGTGGTGATGGAAATCCcagaatgctggcagtgcttggACAAGATGAGACCATATCTGCCATTCctctcaccatgtctctctcctcttttgaTCTATCGATAGAGAGCTCTGAACCATCCTTTCTTGGCATCTCCCATAATATGCTATTGTCCACTGGACAGTATTCTAACTGAGCCTTTGAACAGGATGCTTGAGTGGATAGAAACCCTGGTGCACTGGCAACTCTTAGGCATGATGGCGGCAGAGAAACCATGTTTTCAGTtctgaggagaggggagaccaTGGTCAGAGGTGATTATGAAAACCAAGAAAGCAGAGTCTTCCAGTAAGAACAAAGCAATCAAATGGAAAGTTCTAAAACTATCACACACAAACCAAAACTCTTGctcaaaaatattatttctgaCTATTCACAAAAATGACAGTTAATAATGCAACCATTTAAATCGAGATAAGAGGTGCATAAATACCATACAACGCACAACACAATCAAATGTAAATCATTTTTCAAAGCCTTTGCTCGCAAAATGTTATATATTCCTTCAAATTAAAATTCAGAATGCAAAATATTGGAAAATATAATGAATAAGTCTAGAAGCACAAATTCTACAATGTGATTTTATTCCATTGCTGCAGGGGGCTAAATGCTCTGTTTAAGTTGTTTTAAATCCCAACCCCAAAAACGGCAATAGAAATGCAACACCATGCAGATCAACAGTACTAAACCAGCACCCTGCAGATCAACACTACTAAACCAGCACCATGCAGATCAACACTACTAAACCAGCACTCTGCAGAT from Salmo salar chromosome ssa07, Ssal_v3.1, whole genome shotgun sequence includes the following:
- the LOC106608584 gene encoding uncharacterized protein isoform X5, whose amino-acid sequence is MTSVWKRLQRVGKKASKFQFAVTFQELTVECTKKWQPDKLRVVWSRRNRRHCTKLHGWQPGIKNPYRGTVVWQVPENLDITVTLFKDPTADEFEDKDWTFIIENETNKGHRKVLASVDVNMKKFASATHAQYDLMLKLKPLSVKVVEATLKLTLTCVFLKEGKATDEDMQSLASLMSLKQSDIGNLDDFNDSDEEEGERRVSIGAGVGPATAVTEFQRQLSTLTEEEYSSATTPNPSISTLDPLAKPFGTTVHERRQGAFSMFGVEVVQAMAGPSCQSPIQGGQTLQYGMGATVDNEPKEISHSQTTCEVVALAKCQVVEDLEMICKEEMEEEVIEHSGKEEVTVARQVEVYEMRTENMVSLPPSCLRVASAPGFLSTQASCSKAQLEYCPVDNSILWEMPRKDGSELSIDRSKEERDMVRGMADMVSSCPSTASILGFPSPHLSKEVKLEREPNMADLMPSCPRVAGTLGFPSLESQVKECTINIEAIWEKPPKGKKRMTFMSTPHLDRLNEDTELMKHMVALVPSCPTATSIPGFPSAPHPKAEVDPSILSLMPACPKVSSLPGFASTEGATTLEWLVNPKSMFEHLQKNKENKEENDCPKYRSKEHSEKVKAMVAMVSCGSDVSMIPGFPFPPHPKTEVGPSSVNLVPTCHKVSSLPGFQSIEKDRLAGWVVDQKPLLKRPLKERKVIIDSSKADQEEMKTNVPLRLSCPHSARIPGFPSVPQPNMMIILPACSKASSEGATKLEWLVDPKPMFEHLLKKKKKKEKDDVFPKDKSKEDIHKMKPVVALVPCCPEAAIIPGFPSCFPSVPQPKDVCLGQTVVNLLPSCPKVSSIAGFPSRQQTDRKYWHTDPPRDHQPLWEKQMKKKQKLLMEISEKDKQGMKGIVALVPSCPTAASIPGFPSAPHPKAEVELNMLSLVLACPKMSSLPGFAYTDGATALEWLVDPKPMFEHLKKKKEDEENILPKGISKTKARVALVPCWPEEARIPSFRSAPQPKRELNSVDLARSCPKSSSLPGFPSTAKFQTGDWHVEQKPLFEKKLKDKTVIIKDRSPEDRENRVSLAPSCPCESLTSGFPSFTQLKAIEEQTVFSLMRACPSESREPGLPSRQPSELARTRGEESVSSMQPLWEKPLKDNRSEDMVLSKPDLGSAVGDENLKTMLALAPSCPEAASIPGFPSAPPHSLESIEANETSMQTEKKEVTGEPAEYVLDKGVLDSPQIEKIPSEESEEIQKSSAVLEPELVLGWEVLEAEGSVAEKQQEASGLVQTIVGVFSRGYETVAAMLGPSGSSPTEDAVPSESSSEPVPDTSTLAQEALSGKAPHLEGETKKTIELPTTVEPCLLNLEDKQSMSEAMRQDTEDGFVKVLSSMRKWPSLTEADLTEISRGKFVVTGEEEIYLDLWAQIGEKSTLKAQDSGQITGYVDISSAMSPIETELSTSLHLDKGTQHASTEEASAPTSQPSTDKLLLEDKAQEHIVPIPDKPSDDQTLTSDETQSEVAAVVAGQAVPAQVTTELVAPHHAKKRDGSLSPETQQEADDQGIVFKVVPSRPPRRKDCLTSERKQKSENVSVQKPTEVRGDRSLSTEPLKKDDGQKGFTAQAPAEMVPSHPGRKIDRCLSTEPQQKTDAPVQVPTELVPPRHTKTSLTKETPQATGVIPAPRTRGTYSASSAERSQKPGQLATELILPCPGKKQDSFTPEPSQKADEPENLIAQAVAKLIPAQRTRKASLSSEPRQKADDLKTATGQATIVPLNSISCTYRVIPRLWCGRDCPPLDHQKNSPAQAQQETSFSPSGIKQSRGWRR
- the LOC106608584 gene encoding uncharacterized protein isoform X6 yields the protein MTSVWKRLQRVGKKASKFQFAVTFQELTVECTKKWQPDKLRVVWSRRNRRHCTKLHGWQPGIKNPYRGTVVWQVPENLDITVTLFKDPTADEFEDKDWTFIIENETNKGHRKVLASVDVNMKKFASATHAQYDLMLKLKPLSVKVVEATLKLTLTCVFLKEGKATDEDMQSLASLMSLKQSDIGNLDDFNDSDEEEGERRVSIGAGVGPATAVTAPMRRIRDQAWRPVIDPETTAASEIDWSSSFGTVSTISLLSCPPLPLPLDPSAPPPASAARSRLNTDLEGTTHPARPSPYAYQVPACVCSHPPALPEIFQPAAGSVPISVAQKPPGFQSDLTLDPDSLSEGHVAPGLSTVSQSRPLSASITGHSSTSPLSSSPSSPSVLPHPSSPDIPQTATFAAARTSAWRPQSVSSFITFDTSPPASQLLPVPRLPKAYITSLAEPGRALTRPPSLPSAPETEFQRQLSTLTEEEYSSATTPNPSISTLDPLAKPFGTTVHERRQGAFSMFGVEVVQAMAGPSCQSPIQGGQTLQYGMGATVDNEPKEISHSQTTCEVVALAKCQVVEDLEMICKEEMEEEVIEHSGKEEVTVARQVEVYEMRTENMVSLPPSCLRVASAPGFLSTQASCSKAQLEYCPVDNSILWEMPRKDGSELSIDRSKEERDMVRGMADMVSSCPSTASILGFPSPHLSKEVKLEREPNMADLMPSCPRVAGTLGFPSLESQVKECTINIEAIWEKPPKGKKRMTFMSTPHLDRLNEDTELMKHMVALVPSCPTATSIPGFPSAPHPKAEVDPSILSLMPACPKVSSLPGFASTEGATTLEWLVNPKSMFEHLQKNKENKEENDCPKYRSKEHSEKVKAMVAMVSCGSDVSMIPGFPFPPHPKTEVGPSSVNLVPTCHKVSSLPGFQSIEKDRLAGWVVDQKPLLKRPLKERKVIIDSSKADQEEMKTNVPLRLSCPHSARIPGFPSVPQPNMMIILPACSKASSEGATKLEWLVDPKPMFEHLLKKKKKKEKDDVFPKDKSKEDIHKMKPVVALVPCCPEAAIIPGFPSCFPSVPQPKDVCLGQTVVNLLPSCPKVSSIAGFPSRQQTDRKYWHTDPPRDHQPLWEKQMKKKQKLLMEISEKDKQGMKGIVALVPSCPTAASIPGFPSAPHPKAEVELNMLSLVLACPKMSSLPGFAYTDGATALEWLVDPKPMFEHLKKKKEDEENILPKGISKTKARVALVPCWPEEARIPSFRSAPQPKRELNSVDLARSCPKSSSLPGFPSTAKFQTGDWHVEQKPLFEKKLKDKTVIIKDRSPEDRENRVSLAPSCPCESLTSGFPSFTQLKAIEEQTVFSLMRACPSESREPGLPSRQPSELARTRGEESVSSMQPLWEKPLKDNRSEDMVLSKPDLGSAVGDENLKTMLALAPSCPEAASIPGFPSAPPHSLESIEANETSMQTEKKEVTGEPAEYVLDKGVLDSPQIEKIPSEESEEIQKSSAVLEPELVLGWEVLEAEGSVAEKQQEASGLVQTIVGVFSRGYETVAAMLGPSGSSPTEDAVPSESSSEPVPDTSTLAQEALSGKAPHLEGETKKTIELPTTVEPCLLNLEDKQSMSEAMRQDTEDGFVKVLSSMRKWPSLTEADLTEISRGKFVVTGEEEIYLDLWAQIGEKSTLKAQDSGQITGYVDISSAMSPIETELSTSLHLDKG